Proteins encoded by one window of Lathyrus oleraceus cultivar Zhongwan6 chromosome 1, CAAS_Psat_ZW6_1.0, whole genome shotgun sequence:
- the LOC127115312 gene encoding uncharacterized protein LOC127115312 produces the protein MLDSDSIHNNDPGFKGMYNIVHIDEKWFYMKEKSRNFYLVQDEEDPIRTCKSKTFIPKVMFLVAIARPRFNLQQNVTFSGLIGVYPFVIQDPARRSSVNRPAGTLETKAMTSITKDVMRTFLIQKVLPAIKEKWPREEIGHPIFIQQDNTRTHIHCEDEEFRLAATQDGFDIRLMCQPPNSPDLNVLDLGFFSSIQALQHRESPNSIDELVSAVDKSFQEFEVTKSNHIFLTLQSCMIEIMKARGSHNYKIPHMKKKMLEARNQLSTRLKCDNKLVRDVM, from the coding sequence ATGCTAGATAGTGATAGCATACATAATAATGATCCCGGTTTTAAAGGAATGTATAACATTGTTCACATTGACGAAAAATGGTTTTATATGAAAGAAAAGTCAAGAAATTTTTATTTGGTACAGGATGAAGAAGATCCCATTCGTACTTGTAAAAGTAAAACTTTTATACCAAAAGTTATGTTTCTAGTTGCCATAGCTAGGCCAAGATTTAATTTGCAACAAAACGTAACATTCAGCGGATTAATTGGTGTATATCCTTTTGTCATACAAGATCCCGCTAGAAGATCTAGTGTAAATAGACCTGCAGGTACACTTGAGACCAAAGCAATGACGTCAATTACTAAAGATGTTATGAGAACATTTTTGATTCAAAAAGTGTTACCCGCTATTAAAGAAAAATGGCCAAGAGAAGAAATCGGTCATCCGATATTCATTCAGCAAGATAACACAAGAACACACATTCATTGTGAAGATGAAGAATTTCGTCTAGCAGCCACACAAGATGGATTTGACATTCGATTAATGTGTCAACCTCCAAATTCACCTGATTTAAATGTTTTAGATCTTGGTTTTTTCAGTTCAATACAAGCCTTACAACATAGAGAGTCTCCTAATTCTATTGATGAACTTGTGAGTGCAGTTGATAAGTCTTTTCAAGAATTTGAAGTTACCAAATCAAATCATATATTTTTAACACTTCAATCATGTATGATTGAAATTATGAAAGCAAGAGGTTCCCACAACTATAAAATTCCACATATGAAGAAAAAAATGTTGGAAGCTAGAAATCAATTGTCAACACGGTTAAAATGTGATAACAAATTGGTGCGAGATGTTATGTGA